TGCATTTCCCTGTGCAATAGTCGTGTATTTGAAGAATATAAAAACGATAGCTAAAAATGTGACACCAATAATAATAACTTTTACATTTTTACTTAAGATAAAATAAGTCATAAAACCGACTATAGGTACACTCAAAGCACCTCGTGTACCCGAAATGACCATTCCATAAATCCCTAAAAGGCCTACAAAAATGAAAAATATTTTTTTTAATTTCTTTTGCTGTGACATGGCGTAAATCAAAAAAACAACTCCTGTATATCCTTGATTTGCACCAAATTGCCCGGCATCACTATAAAATGAAAAAACTCTAAGTTTACCAAATAGAATATGTGTTTTGTAACTTCCTTCATTTAGCCACTCTTGTTCTGCACCATCTACGCCAAGAGTCATCTGCATAATTCCTTTTAATGTTGCCAGTAACGAAAAGGCGGCCCATATGTAAAAAAAATAGCTGAGTCTCTTTTCATTCCTGATAAACATAAAGGTTAACGGTATGAATAAAAACGGGTAAAAAGCAATTCCTCTTCCAGAAATCCAAGCCTGAACACTTCTGGCTTCTGGATTAACCAACTCAAAAACAGAATAACCCAGCCATAATATGGATAAAAATGTAATATCTCTTTTAGCTGGAGTCCAATCAATACGGGTTCTGAACTGATTCATAAACAAGGCTAAATAAGTCAGAACAAGTATACCATCAATTGCAAACCCTAATGGCAGCCCTTTTACATATCTGCCCATACCTATGATGACAAAGTTTAATGCAATTGCAGTATAATACCCTAAAACTGGATAGCAAAATAAATAATATAAAAAGACAGATCCGAAAATGACAGCCAACAACAATCCAATTCCAATAACACCTAATTTTACTATAATCAGAGCAGAAACTGACATTATACTAAAGAGCATAATCAAATTCCCTGGTTTAGAAATATTCAGGGATCCTGAATAACTTTCAAATGGATTTATGTTATTATATTCACTCATGATCTAAAATTATTTTCAATTTTCACACAACTATCATAACGATTATGTGTCAGCTTATTAAAAACTGAGATATAAAACTTTAAACCGCTCCTAAAAATTTCTTTGAATGAAAGGGATAACTCCTGATTGATAAAATACATCCCCATCCAAATGCCAATAATGGTAAATATAATAGAAGCAATAGCTACAAAAATTAAAGATTTAAATATAAAAATAGCCACTAAATCCCCTATAACATTGGCAATTACCATAACAAATACCTTGATGGCATTAATTCTT
The Flavobacterium flavigenum genome window above contains:
- a CDS encoding O-antigen ligase family protein produces the protein MSEYNNINPFESYSGSLNISKPGNLIMLFSIMSVSALIIVKLGVIGIGLLLAVIFGSVFLYYLFCYPVLGYYTAIALNFVIIGMGRYVKGLPLGFAIDGILVLTYLALFMNQFRTRIDWTPAKRDITFLSILWLGYSVFELVNPEARSVQAWISGRGIAFYPFLFIPLTFMFIRNEKRLSYFFYIWAAFSLLATLKGIMQMTLGVDGAEQEWLNEGSYKTHILFGKLRVFSFYSDAGQFGANQGYTGVVFLIYAMSQQKKLKKIFFIFVGLLGIYGMVISGTRGALSVPIVGFMTYFILSKNVKVIIIGVTFLAIVFIFFKYTTIAQGNAQVRRMRTAFDPNDASLQVRLDNQKILKNYLASRPFGGGIGHGGTKAQKYLPNAFLSNVATDSWYVLIWVEQGIVGLILHLGILFYVMIKASLKVMFKIRDPILKFKMASLIAGMAGIMVASYGNAVLGQMPTALLIYATMAIILNSDVYEQEIEENQAELLKQ